GCTGCTCAAGGGGTTCCGCCTCACCAAGCCGCTCATCGCCGCGGTCGAGGGTCCCGCGATCGCCGGCGGCACCGAGATCCTGCAGGCCACCGACATCCGGATCGCGGGCGAGTCGGCCCGTTTCGGTGTCTCCGAGCCCAAGTGGGGCCTGTACCCGCTCGGCGGATCGGCCGTGCGCCTGCCGCGCCAGCTGCCCTACACGGTGGCGGCCGACCTGCTGCTGACCGGCCGGCACGTGAAGGCACCCGAGGCCAAGGAGATCGGCCTGATCGGTCACGTGGTGCCCGACGGCGAGGCCCTGGCCAAGGCCCACGAGATCGCCGACGTCATCGCGGCGAACGGCCCGCTGGCCGTCCAGGCCGTGCTGAAGACCATCCGTGACTCCGAGGGCAAGCACGAGGACGACTGCTGGGCGGCCGACGCCGCGGTCGGCGCCGCGGTGTTCGCGTCCGAGGACGCCAAGGAGGGACCGCGCGCCTTCGCCGAGAAGCGCAAGCCCGACTTCCAGGGCCGCTAGGCAGGCGTCAGCTCGACGCCGCCGCCGCAAGGTCCAACGCGAGACCGTCGGCAGGCTGGTAGGGCATCGACAGCGTCACCCGGTCCACCAGGCCGGCGAACCGCTCACGCAGCGCGGCGCCCGCGGCGGACACCTCTCCGACCACGGCGAAGGTGTTCAGCACCTCGTCGTCGATGAGGTCGGCCAGCTCGGCCCACCGGCCGGTCTTGGAGAAGGTGTTGGCCTCCTCGTGCAGGTCGCCCCACCCGTGGTGGTCCAGGACGGGCCGGTAGGCAGGTGTCGAGGCGTAGAAGCCGATCTGCTTCCGCGTCCCGGCGATCGCTGCCGCCAAGGCCTCCTCGGTGTGGCCGGTGGCGACCATGGCCATCGTGGTCGTGGCGAAGGAGTGGTCCGGCCGGCCCGAACGGGCTTCGGTCAGCTGCGGGACCATGACCTCGGCCAGGTAGCGGCGCGAGATCAGGGGATGGCAGATGATCCCGTCGCCCACGGTCCCGGCCGTCCTGACCATCAGCGGCCCCACGGCGGCGATCCAGACCCGGGGCGAGTCGAAGCCCAGCGGGCCCGGGTTGAACAGCGGCGGCATCAGGGTGTGCGAGTAGAAGTCACCGCGGAAGTCCAACGCCTCGCCGGTCTGCCAACAGTTCCAGATGGCGCGCAGTGCCTCGACGTACTCCGCCATCCGCTTCGCCGGCTCGGACCACGGCATGTCGTAGCGGCGCGTGATGTGGGCCTTGATCTGAGATCCCAGGCCCAGGATCGAGCGGCCGCCCGCAAGCTGGTGCAGGTCGTACGCCGAGTAGGCCATCGACATCGGCGTCCGGGCGAACGCGAGCGCGATGCCCGAGCCGATCTCCAGCGTCCGGGTGTTCGCGGCCGCCATGGCCAGGGTGATGAACGGGTCGTGATGACCTTCGGGCACGAACAGCCCGCCGACGACGCCCCGGTCCTCGGCCTCCCTGGCCGTCACGCCACCGAGGGCGGGGCTGCCGTGGAAGGCCATGTCGATCGCCAACGGTGTCTCGTCGGTCATGCCGGTCTCCTCATCATCGTCATCGGGCGTGTCGACCGGCCATCCCCCGACCCCGCGGGCCGCGACGTCAGAACTGGGCGCGAAGGGCCTTCTTGTCGGGCTTGCCCAGGGCCGTCAGGGGAAGGGAGTCCACGACGACGACCTGCTTGGGCGACTGCACCGAACCCTTGCGCTCCTTGACCAGCGCCTGGATCTCCTGGGTCACCCGCGCGATCGACTCGTCGTCCCGCGGCTCGTCCGGCCGCAGCACCACGACGGCCGTGACCGCCTCACCGAACTTGTCGTCGGACACGCCGATGACGCCCACCTGCGCGACCGCCGGGTGCTCGCCGATGACGTCCTCGACCTCCCGGGGGAACACGTTGAAGCCGCCGGTCACGATCATGTCCTTGATCCGGTCGACGATGTACCAGAACCCGTCCTCGTCCTCGCGGGCCACGTCACCGGTGTGCAGCCAGCCGCCGCGGAACGCCTCGGCGGTCTCCTCCGGCTTGTTCCAGTAGCCACCGGCCAGCACCGGTCCGGCCACGCAGATCTCGCCCGGCTGCCCCTGCTCGACCGGCTGCCCGTCCTCGCCGAGCAACGCCGTGCGCAGGAACGCGCTCGGCCGGCCGCAGCTGGCGAGCCGCTCCGGGGTGTGGTCGGCCTTGGCGAGGTACGTGATGACCATGGGGCACTCGGACTGTCCGAAGTACTGCGCGAAGATCGGACCGAACCGGTCGATCGCCTCCGCCAGACGCGTGGGGTTGATCGCCGCGGCGCCGTAGTACACGGTCTCCAGGCTCGACAGGTCCCGGGTGCGGGAGTCGGGGTGGTCCATCAGCGCGTACAGCATGCTCGGCACGAGCATCGTCGCGGTGATCCGCTCGGCCTCGATCGTCCGCAGCACCTCGGCGGGGTCGAAGCGCGGCAGCACCACGAGGCGACCGCCCTTGGCCACGGTCGGCGCGAAGAACGCGGCGCCGGCGTGCGACAGGGGCGTGCAGATGAGGAAGGTCGGCGCCTCCGGCCACTCCCACTCGGCCAGCTGCACCTGGGTCATGGCCGCGATGCTCGACGCCGTGCCGATGACGCCCTTGGGCAGACCCGTGGTGCCGCCGGTGTAGGTGATGCCGACGACGTGGTCGGGGTCGAGGTCCTTCGCCACGAGCGGTGAGGCGTCGTACGTCGCGGCCTGCGCCGCGAGGTCGTCGATGGTGACCACGGTGGTGAGCGTCGGCACCTTCTCCTTGAGCGCCTCCGCCCGCTCGAGGAACATCGGCACGTTGTCGACGATGAGCGCGGTGGCCCCGGCGTCGGTCAGCACGTAGGCATGGTCGTCCAGCGAGCCGAGCGGGTGCAGCGCCGTGCGCCGGTACCCCTGGGTCTGACCGGCACCGATGAGGAACAGCACCTCGGGACGGTTGGCGGCCAGCAGGCCCACCCCCGCCCCCGAGCCGGCGCCCAGGTCCTCCAGCGCCCGGACGTAGCGGCTCATCTGGTCGGCCATCTCCTGGCCGGTGATGCTGCGGTCGCCCAGCGTCAGCACCTGGGCGTCGCGGTGCCGCCGCAACGAGTGCATCAGCATCTGGCCCGAGTGTGGCCCGTGCCGGAGCTCGGCGTCGGTGGCCCGTCCGCCGGTCATCAGCGAGCCCCCCGTCCCGGGCCCTTGACCCGCGGGTGCTCGTCGAAGTCGACCGCGTCGCCGTCCTCCGGGCCGGTGGACTTGATCGTCACCCCGCCGTCGACGTCGAGGATCGTGCCGTTGATGTAGGACGCGGCGTCGGAGGCGAGGAACAGGGCGGCGTCGGCGATGTCGTCGTGGGTCCCCCAGCGCCGCAGCGGCACCCCCTGGGTGATGCGCTCCTTGATGCCCGGGTTGGTCGCGATGACGTTGTCCATGCCCCACGAGTTCTCGATGGGGCCGGGGCTGATGCCGTTGACCCGCACGCCGGCCGGACCCCACTCGATCGCCAGCACCTTGGTGAGCATGTTGACCGCCGACTTCGCCGAGCACACGTGGCTCTGGAACGGCAGGGGCTTGACGGCCTCGGGAGCGGTGATCGCGATGAGCGACGCTCCCGGCCTGGTCAGGTGCTCGAAGCTGGCGCGGTAGAGGTTGAAGGTGCCCAGCAGGTCGATGTCGACGACCGACTTGAACGCGTTGGCCGACATCCCGAGCGCGGGGGCGTAGAAGTTGCCGGCCTGGCCGGCGACGACGATGTCGATCCCGCCGAAGGCGTCGGCGGTCTCCTGCATCGTCTCGGCCACCCGGTCGTAGTCACGCACGTCGGCGGGCAGGCCCAGCGCCTCGCCGCCGGAGTCGCGGATCTCCTGCGCGGCCGAGGCGCAGCGGTCCTCGTCGCGACTCATCACGACGACCCTGGCGCCCTGCTCGGCGTAGCGCTTGGCGATCGCGAGGTTGAATCCGCGCGTCCCGCCGGCCACGTAGGCGACCTTGCCCTCGAGGATGTTGGTGCCGAAGACCGTCATGCGGTGTCCTTCTGTCGTCCGGTGGTGTCGGTCCCACGAGTGGAACACGTTCTAGTTTGGCATGGTGCCACAGCCCGCGGAAGGGCAGCGGAGAAGGTAGAACGTGTTCCATTTCTTCCCTATGGTGTCCGCATGACGTTCGACGTGGTCGTGGTGGGTTCCGGCGGGGGCGCGCTCGTCGCCGCCCACCTCGCGCAGAAGGCAGGCCTGTCCACGGTCGTGCTGGAGCGGACCGCGATGGTCGGCGGCACGTCGGCCTACTCCGGCGGTGCGTGCTGGCTGCCCGGGTCGGCCGTGCAGCGCCGGGCCGGCATCGACGACTCCACCGCGTCGGCGCGGGAGTACCTGGAGGCCCTGCTCCCCCGCCCGCTGTCGCCGCTGGTCGAGGTCTTCCTCGCGGAGGCGCCCCGTGTCGTGGAGCGGCTCGAGGCCGACGACGCATTCGCGTTCGAGTGGCTGCCGTTCCCCGAGTACTTCGACGCGCCCGGCCGCGTGACGATGGGACGTTCGATCCAGCCCGTGGCCGTCCGGCGCGACGAGCTGCCGCCGGAGGTGGCCGACCTGGTGCGCCCGCCGGTCGAACGCGACCGGGCCGGGACCGCCGGGCGCCGCACCCTCACGGGCGGCCAGGCCCTCGTGGCCCGCGCCCTGCACGCCTTCCTGCGGGACGGGGGAACGGTCCTCACCGGACACCACGTGACCGGCTACGTCGTCGAGGACGAGGTCGTCGTGGGTGTCGAGGCGACCGGCCCCGACGGGCCCACCCGGGTGCACTCGCGTCGGGGCGTGATCGCCGCGGCCGGAGGGTTCGAGGGCAACCCGCGGCTGCGTGCGGCCCACGGCGTACCCGGGGACGCCGCCTGGACCATGGCGCCGGCCGGCACGAACGCCGGGGAGCTGCTCGAGGCCGGCATAGCCCTGGGCGCCCGGGTCGACCACCTGCAGCACGGCTGGCTCTGCCCCGGCCTCGAGCAGCCCGACGGTCACGGCTCCTTCACGCTGGGCTTCCGCAGCGGCGTCATGGTGGACGGCCGCGGTCGCCGGTACGCGAACGAGTGCCTGCCGTACGACCGCTTCGGCGACGCCATGGCCGCCTCGCCCGACCGGGTCCCGTCGTACCTGGTCTTCGACTCCCGCGAGGGCGGCCGGCTGCCCGCCATCGCGATGCCCGAGGGCGAGCCGGCCGAGCACCTCGCGGCGGGCACCTGGCTGCGCGCCGACACCCTCGACGAGCTCGCCGAGCAGCTCGGGATGCCGGACCTGGTCGGCACCGTCCAGCGGTTCAACGGCTTCGCGGCGACGGGCACCGACGAGGACTTCGGCCGCGGGGCCGACGAGTACGACCGGTTCTTCGCCGGCGGCGACGGACCCAATCCGGCCCTCGTGCCGCTGGACACCCCGCCGTACCTCGCCGCCCGGTTCGTCCTGTCCGACCTCGGCACCAAGGGCGGGCTCGTGACCGACGAGCACGCCCGGGTCCTGCACGAGGGCGGCCGGCCGATCCGCGGCCTGTACGCCACCAGCAACAGCGCGGCCTCGATCTTCGGGCCCGTGTACCCCGGTCCGGGCGCACCGCTCGGCAAGGCGTTCGTCTTCGCCGCCCGGGCCGTCGACCACCTCACCCAGGAGAAGCCATGATCACGTCCGACGCCGTCGTCTGGAACGCCCCGAACGACCCGCACCCGGCCCGCGCCGCCTCGCAGCGCTCGTACTCCGCCGTCGCCCGCGGCGACCTGGACGAGTGGCTGACGGTCTACGCCGAGGACGCGGTGATCGAGGACCCGGTCGGACCGTCGATGTTCGACGCCGAGGGTCGCGGCCATCACGGGCACGACGCGATCCGTGCCTTCTGGGAGCAGGCGATCGCCCCGATCGACGCGTTCGAGTTCACCATCACCGACTCGTTCGCGAACCCCGGCAGCAACACCTGCGCCAACGTGGGTCGCATCCGCACGACCTTCGCCGACGGCTCGTTCAGCACGACCGATCTGGTGATGGTCTACACCGTCGGCGACGACGGCCGGGTGGCGTCGATGCGCGCCTTCTGGGAGCCGGAGCGCGCGATGGCCACGTTCACCCCCGCCGGGTGAGCACCTCCTGCCCGGATCGCGGAATCCCCTTGCCGCCAAAACTAGAACGTGTTTCACTTTGTCCGTGAACCAGCCAGGCACCCTGCACGCCCCCTTGAACGTCGAGTTCGACTACACCCGGTCCCTCGGACCGACGCTGTCGGACTTCATGTCCGGACTCCGCAACCGCCAGGTGCTCGGCGGCGTGCTGTCGGACGGGTCCGTCGTCGTCCCGCCGCCGGAGTACGACCCGCACACCCTGGAACCGGTGACCGAGATGCGCCGCGTCGCCGACGAGGGCGTCGTGCAGAGCTGGGTGTGGGTCTCCGAGCCCGTCCGTGACCAGCCCCTCGACCGCCCGTTCGCGTTCGCCCTGATCGTCCTGGACGGGGCCGACCAGCCGCTGCTGCACGCCGTCGACGCCGGCTCGCCCGACCAGATCTCCACCGGACTGCGCGTCCGCGCCCGCTGGGCCGAGGAGACGGCCGGGGCGATCACCGACATCCGGTGGTTCGAGCCGCTGGGCACCGAGCCCGCTCCGGCGACCGACGCCGGCACCGCCGAGCCCGTGACTGGCATCGTCTCGCCGGTGCGTCTGGCCTACGACTACGCAGCATCGCCCGAGGAGTCCGCGTTCTTCCGTGGTCTCGCCGAGGGCCGGATCCTGGGTCAGCGGTGCCCCACGTGCCACAAGGTCTACGTGCCGCCGCGCGGCGCGTGCCCCGTCGACGGGGTGCCCACGACCGACGAGGTCGAGCTGCCCGACCACGGGACGGTCACCACGTTCTGCATCGTCAACGTGCCCTTCCTCGGGCAGAAGATCGAGCCGCCGTACGTCTCGGCGTACGTGCTGCTCGACGGCGCCGACATCGCCTTCCTCCACCTGATCCTGGGCGTCGACGCCGCCGACGTGCGGATGGGCCTGCGGGTCAAGGCGGTCTGGAAGCCCCGCGACGAGTGGGGCACCACGATCGAGAACATCAGCCACTTCGAGCCGACCGGGGAACCCGACGCCGGCTTCGAGACCTACCAGCAGCACCTCTAGGAGACGGCATGAGAGACGTTGCGGTCGTGGGCTTCGCCCAGCGGCAGATGAAGGAGTTCGACGGCTCCCCCACCTGCGTGGAGCTGTTGGTGCCGATCTTCGCCGAGCTGTTCGAGCAGACCGGCTGGACGAAGGACGACATCGGCTTCTGGTGCTCGGGCTCCAGCGACTACCTGGCCGGACGGTCGTTCTCGTTCGTGTCAGCCGTCGACGCGATCGGCGCCCTGCCGCCCGTGATGGAGTCGCACGTCGAGATGGACGCTGCCTGGGCGCTGTACGAGGCCTGGGTCAAGATCCAGACCGGCGAGGTCGACAGCGCCCTCGTGTACGGCTTCGGCAAGGCCTCGGCGGGCACCCTGCGCCGGACCATGACGCTGCAGCTCGACCCGTACACGTTGACCCCGCTGTGGCCCGACGCCGTGTCGATGGCGGGCCTGCAGGCGCGCCTCGGACTGGACCGCGGCCTGTGGGACGACCGCGCGATGGCCGACGTGGTGGCCCGCTCGATGAACGACGCCGACGAGAACCCCTGGGCGATCCGGAAGGGCAGGACCACCGTGGAGGACGTGCTGGAGCAACCCCTGTTCGCCGACCCGTTGCGCCGATGGGACTGCGCGCCCGTCAGCGACGGCGCCGCCGCCATGGTCATCGCCGCGACCGGCAAGGCCGAGACGGCCGACTCCGGGGCGGCGTGGATCTCCGGCTTCGAGCACCGGGTCGACCCCATCGCCCTCAATGCCCGCGACCTGACCGACTGCCTGAGCGCCCGGTCCGCCGGTGCGGCGGCGGGCTCGGCCACCGTCGACACCGCAGAGCTGCACGCGCCGTTCTCGCACCAGGAGCTGGTGCTGCGTCGCGAGCTGGGGCTCGGCGACGACGTCGTCGTCAACCCGTCGGGCGGTGCCCTGACGGCCAACCCGATGTTCTCCTCCGGGCTCGTGCGGATCGGCGAGGCGGCGAAGCGGATCTGGGCGGGCGACTCCGGCCGGGCTCTCGGGCACGCGACCTCGGGGCCGGCACTGCAACAGAACCTCGTGTGCACGATGGAGGCGACCCAATGAGCCCCGTGCTCGCCGCCGTGGTCGGCGTCGGCCAGACCCACCACCGCGCCAAGCGGGAGGACGTCAGCATCGCCGGGCTCCTGCGGGAGGCGGTCGACCGGGCGCTGGCCGATGCCGAGCTGACCTTCGCCGACATCGACGCGGTCGTGGTGGGCAAGGCCCCCGACCTGTTCGAGGGCGTCATGATGCCCGAGCTGTACCTGGCCGAGGCGCTCGGCGCCGCCGGCAAACCGCTGCTGCGGGTGCACACCGCCGGGTCGGTGGGCGGCTCCACCGCGATCGTCGCGGCCTCGCTCGTCGAGGCCGGCGTGCACGAGCGCGTCCTCACCGTGGCGTTCGAGAAGCAGTCGGAGTCCAACGCGATGTGGGCGCTGTCGCTCGCGGTGCCGTTCATCATGCCGGTGCACGCCGGCGCGGGTGGCTACTTCGCCCCGCACGTGCGCTCGTACATCCGGCGGTCCGGCGCGCCGACGCACATCGGCGCGATCGTGGCGGCGAAGGACCGGCAGAACGCGCTCAAGAACCCCTACGCGCACCTGAAGAACCCCGACACCACGGTCGACACGGTCCTGGCCTCGCAGATGCTGTGGGACCCGATCCGCTACGACGAGACCTGCCCGTCGTCCGACGGTGCCTGCGCCATGGTGATCGCCTCGGAGTCGGCCGTCGAGAAGTCCGGCATCAGCAACCCGGCGTGGATCCACGGCACCCAGATGCGCAGCGAGCCCACCACGGCGGCCGAGCGCGACCAGGTGAACCCGCACGCGGGTCGGGAGGCCTCGGCCGCGCTGTGGAAGCAGGCCGGGATCACGTCGCCCGTCGACGAGATCGACTGCGCCGAGATCTACGTGCCGTTCTCGTGGTTCGAGCCCATGTGGCTGGAGAACCTCGGCTTCGCCGAGCCCGGCGACGGGTGGAAGCTCACCGAGGCCGGGGAGACCCGCATCGAGGGGCGCATCCCGGTCAACATGAGCGGCGGCGTGCTGTCGTCGAACCCGATCGGCGCCAGCGGGATGCTGCGCTTCGGTGAGGCGGCCCTGCAGGTGATGGGCGAGGCCGGCGAGCACCAGGTGGACGGCGCGCGCAAGGCGCTCGGCCACGCCTACGGCGGCGGCTCGCAGTTCTTCGCGATGTGGGTCGTCGGCGCGGACAAGCCCACCCACTGAGGTTCGCCTCGCTCCGCTCCGCGGTCGCCAGGGAGCGCAGCGACCGTGAGGGCGAAGCCCGAGGCGACACCCGCGCAAGGTTCGCCTCGCTGCGCTCACGCCCTCGCAAGCTCGGGCTGGCGAACACCGAGCGGCCGTGGTCGCCAGGGAGCGCAGCGACCGTGAGGGCGAAGCCCGAGGCGACATCCGCGTGAGGTTCGCCTCGCTGCGGCGGAGCCCGAGGCGACCCCCACGCAAGGTTCGCCTCGCTGCGCTCACACCCTCGTCCCTCGGGCTGGCGAACACCGAGCGGCCGCGGTCGCCAGGGAGCGCAGCGACCGTGAGGGCGGAGCCCGAGGCGTCCCCCACGCCAGGTTCGCCTCGCTCCGCTCACGCCCTCGTCCCTCGGGCTGGCGAACACCGAGCGGCCGTGGTCGCCAGGGAGCGCAGCGACCGTGAGGGCGAAGCCCGAGGCGACACCCACGCCAGGTTCGCCTCGCTGCGCTCACGCCCTCGTCCCTCGGGCTGGCGAACGCATGGTCGCGACCGTGAGGGCGAAGCCCGAGGCGACACCCACGCCAGGTTCGCCTCGCTGCGCTCACGCCCTCGTCCCTCGGGCTGGCGAACGCATGGTCGCGACCGTGAGGGCGAGCGTCCCTCGGGCTGGCGAACACGACGGCCCGCCTCCCTTTCGGGAAGCGGGCCGTCGTGGTGACCCCAGGCCGAGCGCAGCGAGGCTGGGCGCCCGTGCGGAGCACGGCAGCGGTGAGGAACGAACCGCTGGTGCGGCGGAGCCGCGCGCCTCAGGCGTACTTGACCCGCAGCTCCTTGATGCCGTTGATCCAGCCGCTGCGGAGCCGGCGGGGCTCGGCGAGCTTGGTGATGTCGGGCATGAGGTCGGCGATCATGTTGAAGATGATCTCGATCTCGAGCCGGGCCAGGTTGGCGCCGATGCAGTAGTGGGCGCCGTGTCCGCCGAAGGCCAGGTGCGGGTTCGGCGTGCGCATGATGTCGAAGACGTCGGGGTTCTCGAAGACGTCGGTGTCGTGGTTGGCGCTGGCGTAGAACAGTCCGACGCGCTGGCCCTTGGCGACGGGGACCCCGCCGACCTCGGTGTCGACGGTGGCGGTGCGCTGGAACACCGTCACCGGCGTCGCCCAGCGGATGATCTCGTCGACGGCCGACTTCGGGCGCTCCTTCTTGTAGAGCTCCCACTGGTCGGGGTTGTCGAAGAACGCGTTCATGCCGTGGGTGATGGCGTTGCGCGTGGTCTCGTTGCCGGCCACGGCGAGCATAATCGTGAAGTAGCCGAAGACGTCGCTCTCGAGGCCCTCGCCGTCCTCACCTGCCGTGACGAGCTTGGTGACGATGTCGTCCTGCGGGTTGGCCTTGCGCTCCTCGGCGAGGGCCATGAAGTAGGTGAGGATCTCGATGCTGGCGGCCTCGGGATCGACGTCGTAGTCCGGGTCGTCGTAGGCGAGCATCTGGTTGGACCACTCGAAGAGCTTCTTGCGGTCCTCCTGAGGCACGCCGAGCAGGTCCGCGATGGCCTGCAGCGGCAGCTCGGAGGCGAGCTCCTCGACGAAGTCGCCCTCGCCGCGCTCCATGGCGCTGCGCACGATCGACTCGGCCCGCTCGACCAGTCCCTCGTGGAGCGCACCGATGGCCCGCGGCGTGAAACCGCGGCTGATGATCGAGCGCATGGCGGTGTGGTCCGGCGGGTCGAGGTTGATCAGCATGATCCGCTGCATCTCGACCTGCTCGCGCGTCATGTCGGCGCCGAACCGGATGATCGCGGTGTTCTCGCTGGTGACGAACTCCTTGCTGTTCTTGGACACCGCCGCCACGTCCGCGTGGCGACTCACCGCCCAGTAGCCGGTGCCGCCCTCCATGCCCGCCCGCGCCTCGGGGGTCTGCTCGACCCAGAACACCGGGGCGGTGCGACGCAGCTCGAGGAACTCCCGGTGAGGGATCCCCTGCTCGTTGACCTCGGGGTCGGTGGGGTCGAATCCGGTGGGAATGGCGGGGGCGGTGGGGGTCGTCGTCACAGCGGCTCCTCTAGTTTCTGAAACACGTTCTAGTTTATGGTGCCATGAGACCGGTGGTTTCGGAAGGGTTGTGCGAGACGAGAACGTGTTCTAGTTTTGCTCCATGGGCTCTCCCGTGATCGTCGATGCCGTCCGCACGCCCCAGGGCAGGCGCAAGGGTGCGCTCGCCGGCGTGCACCCCGCCGTCCTGCTGGGGCTCGTCCAGGCCGAGGTGATCGCCCGGTCCGGCATGCCGGCCGAGGTCGTCGACCAGGTGATCGGCGGCAACGTCACGTCGGCCGGTGAGCAGTCCAACAACATGGTGCGCCGCGCCTGGATGCACGCGGGCCTGCCGAACGCCACGGCCTCCACGCAGATCGACGCCCAGTGCTCCTCGGCCCAGCAGGCGACCCACCTGATCCACGCGATGATCGGGGCCGGGCTCATCCGCGCCGGTATCGCCTGCGGTGTCGAGTCGATGTCCCGTGTCCCCCTGGGCGCCAACGTGCCGCCCGGCACCGGCAGCCCCCGTCCCGACGACTGGTCGATCGACCTGCCCAACCAGTTCGAGGGTGCCGACCGCATCGTCGCCGACCGCGGGTTCTCCCGCGCGGAGGTGGACGCGTTCGGCCTCTGGTCGCAGCAGAAGGGCCGGGCGGCCCGCGACGCCGGCCACTTCGCCCGCGAGATCGTGCCCGTCAAGGCACCCGTGCTCGACGCCGAGGGCACGCCCACCGGTGAGTTCGTGACGGTCGACGCGGACCAGGGCATCCGCGACACCTCGCTGGAACGGCTCGCCGGTCTCGACCCGGTGCTGCCGGGCGGCACCCACACGGCCGGAACCTCCTCGCAGATCTCCGACGGGGCCTCGGCCCTGCTGCTGATGGACTCCGACCTGGCGGCCGAGCTCGGGCTGCGCCCACGCGCCCGGATCGTGTCGTCGTGCCTCGTCGGCGCCGACCCCTACTACCACCTCGACGGCCCGGTGCAGGCGACCGAGCGGCTGCTCGCCGACACCGGGATGTCGATCGGCGACATCGACGTCTGCGAGGTCAACGAGGCCTTCGCCGGCGTCGTGATGTCGTGGGCGAAGGTCCACGACGTCCCCGCGGACAAGATCAACGTCAACGGCGGAGCCATCGCCCTCGGCCACCCGGTCGGCTCGACCGGCACCCGCCTGCTGACGACCGCCCTGCACGAGCTGGAACGTCGGGACGCCACCACCGCCCTGGTCTCCATGTGCGCCGGGGGCGCGCAGGCCTCCGGCACGATCATCGAACGCATCTGACAAAGGATCACCATGACCGACAACAAGACCTCCCGCGACGAGGCCGACTACGTCGTCGTCGGCGCCGGCAGCGCGGGCGCTGCCGCAGCCTCGCGCCTCGCGGCCTCCGGGGCCACGGTGATCCTGCTCGAGGCGGGCAAGAAGGACACCTCCCTGCTCGTCACCAAGCCCGGCATGATCGGCCCGATGCACGCCGAGCCCAAGATCAAGAAGCTGGTCGACTGGGGGTACTACACGACCCCGCAGAAGCACATGAACAACCGCGTCGTCCCGCAGACCCGCGGCAAGGTGCTCGGCGGATCCAGCTCGGTCAACGGCCTGTTGTGGGTGCGCGGCAACCGCGCCAACTACGACGCGTGGGCCGCCGAGGGCAACACCGGCTGGGACGCCGACTCCGTCAACGAGGTGTACCAGCGGGTCGAGGACTTCGAGGACGGGGCCGACGCCTACCGCGGCGCCGGCGGACCCATCAAGGTCACCCGGCACACGCAGCCGACCGAGGCCTCGCAGCAGTTCGAGCAGGCCACCGCCGACACCCTCGGCGTCAAGATCCTCAAGGACTACAACGCTGCCGAGCAGGAGGGCGTCAGCCGGTTCCAGCAGAGCGCCTCCGGCGGCAAGCGGTTCTCGTCGTCGCGCGGCTACATCACCCTGGCCGACCGGCCGACCCTGCAGGTGCAGACCCAGGTGCACGCGCAACGCGTCGTGATCGAGAACGGTCGGGCCACGGGCGTCGAGATCATCGACAAGAAGGGCAACCGTCGGGTCGTCCGGGCCGGCAAGGAG
The Aeromicrobium marinum DSM 15272 genome window above contains:
- a CDS encoding Zn-ribbon domain-containing OB-fold protein, translated to MNQPGTLHAPLNVEFDYTRSLGPTLSDFMSGLRNRQVLGGVLSDGSVVVPPPEYDPHTLEPVTEMRRVADEGVVQSWVWVSEPVRDQPLDRPFAFALIVLDGADQPLLHAVDAGSPDQISTGLRVRARWAEETAGAITDIRWFEPLGTEPAPATDAGTAEPVTGIVSPVRLAYDYAASPEESAFFRGLAEGRILGQRCPTCHKVYVPPRGACPVDGVPTTDEVELPDHGTVTTFCIVNVPFLGQKIEPPYVSAYVLLDGADIAFLHLILGVDAADVRMGLRVKAVWKPRDEWGTTIENISHFEPTGEPDAGFETYQQHL
- a CDS encoding thiolase domain-containing protein — translated: MRDVAVVGFAQRQMKEFDGSPTCVELLVPIFAELFEQTGWTKDDIGFWCSGSSDYLAGRSFSFVSAVDAIGALPPVMESHVEMDAAWALYEAWVKIQTGEVDSALVYGFGKASAGTLRRTMTLQLDPYTLTPLWPDAVSMAGLQARLGLDRGLWDDRAMADVVARSMNDADENPWAIRKGRTTVEDVLEQPLFADPLRRWDCAPVSDGAAAMVIAATGKAETADSGAAWISGFEHRVDPIALNARDLTDCLSARSAGAAAGSATVDTAELHAPFSHQELVLRRELGLGDDVVVNPSGGALTANPMFSSGLVRIGEAAKRIWAGDSGRALGHATSGPALQQNLVCTMEATQ
- a CDS encoding thiolase domain-containing protein, producing the protein MSPVLAAVVGVGQTHHRAKREDVSIAGLLREAVDRALADAELTFADIDAVVVGKAPDLFEGVMMPELYLAEALGAAGKPLLRVHTAGSVGGSTAIVAASLVEAGVHERVLTVAFEKQSESNAMWALSLAVPFIMPVHAGAGGYFAPHVRSYIRRSGAPTHIGAIVAAKDRQNALKNPYAHLKNPDTTVDTVLASQMLWDPIRYDETCPSSDGACAMVIASESAVEKSGISNPAWIHGTQMRSEPTTAAERDQVNPHAGREASAALWKQAGITSPVDEIDCAEIYVPFSWFEPMWLENLGFAEPGDGWKLTEAGETRIEGRIPVNMSGGVLSSNPIGASGMLRFGEAALQVMGEAGEHQVDGARKALGHAYGGGSQFFAMWVVGADKPTH
- a CDS encoding cytochrome P450; this translates as MTTTPTAPAIPTGFDPTDPEVNEQGIPHREFLELRRTAPVFWVEQTPEARAGMEGGTGYWAVSRHADVAAVSKNSKEFVTSENTAIIRFGADMTREQVEMQRIMLINLDPPDHTAMRSIISRGFTPRAIGALHEGLVERAESIVRSAMERGEGDFVEELASELPLQAIADLLGVPQEDRKKLFEWSNQMLAYDDPDYDVDPEAASIEILTYFMALAEERKANPQDDIVTKLVTAGEDGEGLESDVFGYFTIMLAVAGNETTRNAITHGMNAFFDNPDQWELYKKERPKSAVDEIIRWATPVTVFQRTATVDTEVGGVPVAKGQRVGLFYASANHDTDVFENPDVFDIMRTPNPHLAFGGHGAHYCIGANLARLEIEIIFNMIADLMPDITKLAEPRRLRSGWINGIKELRVKYA
- a CDS encoding steroid 3-ketoacyl-CoA thiolase gives rise to the protein MGSPVIVDAVRTPQGRRKGALAGVHPAVLLGLVQAEVIARSGMPAEVVDQVIGGNVTSAGEQSNNMVRRAWMHAGLPNATASTQIDAQCSSAQQATHLIHAMIGAGLIRAGIACGVESMSRVPLGANVPPGTGSPRPDDWSIDLPNQFEGADRIVADRGFSRAEVDAFGLWSQQKGRAARDAGHFAREIVPVKAPVLDAEGTPTGEFVTVDADQGIRDTSLERLAGLDPVLPGGTHTAGTSSQISDGASALLLMDSDLAAELGLRPRARIVSSCLVGADPYYHLDGPVQATERLLADTGMSIGDIDVCEVNEAFAGVVMSWAKVHDVPADKINVNGGAIALGHPVGSTGTRLLTTALHELERRDATTALVSMCAGGAQASGTIIERI